CGAATGTGTCGAGCTCTGCGTCATCTCGTATTTTCGCGCCGACGCTCGCCGCGTCCGCGCGGCGATCAGCGGATCACATAAGGCAGCAGGCCGAGGAAGCGGGCGCGCTTGATGGCTTGCGCCAGCTCGCGCTGCTTCTTGGCCGAGACGGCGGTGATGCGCGAGGGCACGATCTTGCCGCGCTCGGAGATGTAGCGGGACAGCAGGCGCGTGTCCTTATAGTCGATCTTCGGCGCATTGGCGCCCGAGAAGGGGCAGCTCTTGCGGCGGCGGAAGAAAGGACGGCGGGCGGGCGTGGACATCAGAAGCTCTCCCCTTCGGCGCGAGGCTCGTCACGGCGGGGACGACGCTCGCCGCGGTCGCCACGATCGCCGCCACGGTCGGGACGCGGGCCGCGGCGGTCGCCGCGGTCGTCGTCGTCGCGCTTGCGCAGCTGCGCCGACGGGCCTTCCTCCAGCGCGTCGACGCGCAGCGTCAGGAAGCGCAGAACGTCCTCGCTGAGACCCTGCTGGCGCTCCACCTCGGCGAGGGCCGCCGGCGGCGCTTCGATGTTGAGCAGAGTGAAATGCGCCTTGCGGTTCTTCTTGATCCGATAGGCGAGCGATTTCACGCCCCAATATTCGGTCTTCGAGACCTTGCCGCCGAGCGAGGCGATGATGGTCTTGAACTGTCCCGTCAGAGCTTCCACCTGCTGCGGTGAAATATCCTGGCGGGCGAGATAGATATGCTCGTAGAGAGCCATATTCTTCGCCTTTCCGTTGTCGCGAGCCGCTCCGGCGCAGAGCCCTTCGAGCCTTGCGGAAAGGCTCGAGCGGGAAGTTCGAAGGCGGAGACACGGGAAGACGGGTTTTTCGCCCTGCCCCGACGCGAGCCGAGGCCTTCCGTTCAGCCCCCGGCCGGAAGCGTCGCGAAGCGCGCTTTATAGCGGCGCCGGCGCGAGATGCAAGGGCGCCCGCGCGCTCACGCGCCGGCCGGGACGTGACGGGGGCGTCCGCCGAGGGCGGACAGCAGAACCGCGATGATCCCGGCGAGAAAAACGCCGTCGAAGACGCCGGCGCCGCCGATCGACAGCACTGGCGCGCCGATGCCCTGAAGGCGGCCGAAGTTCAGAAGATCGGCGCCGATCAGCGTGCCGAGGCTGCCGCTCACATAGGCGAGCGGCGCCGCGAGCTCGCGGGACATGACGATCGCCACCGCGGCGGCGACGAGCGGCGGCGCGAAGATCGGCACGGCGATGCCGACTCCTTCCACCGGCCGCGCCAGCAGATGCACGACCGCGGCGACGATCGCCGTCGCCACCAGTCCGAGGCCCCATATGCGGTTGCGCGAGAGCAGATAGATCGACAGCGCCGCCGGAATGATCGCGCCGCCGATGTTGACGGCGATGATCGTGCCCGGCCAATCGGCCTCGATCGGCAATTCATAGCGCGAGCCGAAGAACTCGATGGCCTCGCGCGTGCGGACGGTCTCGTCCGGCAGCTGAGCCACGGGTATGTTCACATAGCTGCCGAGGAGGGAGCCGATCAGCGCCAGCATGGCGCCGCTCGGACTGAGCCCGATGCGCTGATAGGCGTAGCGCAGCAGGCCCAGCTGAATGAGAATGAAAAGGGCGATCAGCGCGCCGGCGAAGATCGCATAGGCGATCGGCGGCAGCGGGAAATAATGCAGATGACTGGCTTGCATGACCCGCCTCGCGAGAAAGGCGCCGCCGACGTGCGCCGGCGACGCCTTTCTCATCTAGGGCGCGGGATGCGAGCGTCCCGCGCCGCGTCAGGCGTGGGACGTCTGCGCCCGGGCTCGCGCCTCCGTCTCGGCGTCTGTCGCGGCCTCCACATGTTTGGAATGGTCGGCGGCGAGCACGAGATAGACGGCCGGCAGCACGAACAGAGTGAACAGAGTGCCGATCGACAGGCCCGAGGCGATGACGAGGCCCATATTGTAGCGCGACGCCGCGCCGGCGCCGGTCGCCATGATGAGCGGCAGCACTCCCAGCACCATCGCCGCCGTGGTCATGAGGATGGGACGCAGGCGGATCGAGGTCGCCTCGATGATCGCCTCATATTTCGTCTTGCCGCTGTGCTGCTGCTCATTGGCGAATTCGACGATGAGAATGCCGTGCTTGCTGATGAGGCCCATCAGCGTCACGAGTCCGACCTGCGTGTAGATGTTGATGCTCGCGCCCCCGAAGCCCAGCATGATGAAGACGAGCGCGCCGGCGATCGACATGGGCACGGAGACGAGGATGATGAGCGGATCGCGGAAGCTCTCGAACTGCGCCGCGAGCGCCAGGAAGATGATGATGAGCGCGAAGCCGAAGGTCACGGCGAAGCCGCTCGACTCCTGCACGAATTGGCGCAGGGCGCCGGCGTAGTCGATCGTGTAGGACGCCGGCAATGTCTGCGCTGCGACCTCCTTCAACGTCGCCAGCGCCTCTCCGGCGATGACGCCCGGCGCCGCGACGCCGGAGATGGTGAAGGAATTGATCTGCTGGAAATGGTTGAGCGATTCCGGCACCACCATCGTCTGGAACTTCGCCACCGTCGACAGCGGCACGGAGGAGCCGTCCGCGGTCTTGATGTAATAGTTCAAGATCTGATCCGGATTGAGCCGGAACTGTTGCGCCATCTGCGGGATGACCTTGTACGAGCGTCCGTCCAGCCCGAAATATTGCGTGTAGCCGCCGCTCAATCCCGTGGTGAGCGCGCCGCCGACGTCGAGCATGCGCAAGCCCAGCTGCGCCGTCTTCTCGCGGTCGATCACCAGCGACATCTGCGGCTGATCGATCTTCAGATCCGTGTCGAGAAACATGAAGTTCCCGGTCGCCAGCGCTTTCGACAGGAACTCGCGCGAGATGTCGTTCATCTTGTCGAATGTGTCGGTGCTCTGCACCACGAATTGAATCGGCAGACCATTGGAGCCCGGCAAGGGCTGCGGCTGGAAGGTGACGAGCCGCTGTCCCGGCACCGAGCTTGCGAGCTCCTGCTGCAGCGCCTGCTGCAGCTGCTCGGCGCTCATC
The sequence above is a segment of the Methylosinus trichosporium OB3b genome. Coding sequences within it:
- the rpsR gene encoding 30S ribosomal protein S18, whose product is MSTPARRPFFRRRKSCPFSGANAPKIDYKDTRLLSRYISERGKIVPSRITAVSAKKQRELAQAIKRARFLGLLPYVIR
- the rpsF gene encoding 30S ribosomal protein S6, with protein sequence MALYEHIYLARQDISPQQVEALTGQFKTIIASLGGKVSKTEYWGVKSLAYRIKKNRKAHFTLLNIEAPPAALAEVERQQGLSEDVLRFLTLRVDALEEGPSAQLRKRDDDDRGDRRGPRPDRGGDRGDRGERRPRRDEPRAEGESF
- a CDS encoding DUF1614 domain-containing protein — translated: MQASHLHYFPLPPIAYAIFAGALIALFILIQLGLLRYAYQRIGLSPSGAMLALIGSLLGSYVNIPVAQLPDETVRTREAIEFFGSRYELPIEADWPGTIIAVNIGGAIIPAALSIYLLSRNRIWGLGLVATAIVAAVVHLLARPVEGVGIAVPIFAPPLVAAAVAIVMSRELAAPLAYVSGSLGTLIGADLLNFGRLQGIGAPVLSIGGAGVFDGVFLAGIIAVLLSALGGRPRHVPAGA